A region from the Meiothermus sp. Pnk-1 genome encodes:
- a CDS encoding phage major capsid protein, producing MLIRSHNPTHRIPLQLRQLRQGVVLVRASNDTVVDEYGTTITVEALMRDWLPAFLQHRTISLQHNLPELRGIRGKPFVGLARRVDFAPQLEVEVEVLDPETQALVDAGRITGASLEFVPLESRTQAVGGKESEVYYRLASEPELAGLTLTDLPAVPGAEVLEIRADILAPWQFAVVDPAVFEARSLTDAARLMWFPHHDARTHAVDEGLLERALSDLEAGRFEVPATATLSREEVARRARAHLQRHTALGIGMRTTEENMEAEQAQSQAPNQERSQQVDLNINLDFRTPAERAAGVAETPTERAAREQQPPALERWLQARTAQLEAEGTPPTQAEAQARQELEGNPELRERLESAEREPTLEERAARAAAQAVTEALSRLPEPPLAVVTDGGVSVRSRRQTTDEILSEVLARSVIPQLQRRSPTPTERQEIDNILRRNGIDTRAISVEANGTVVYNELARQFVVRPEPDIIARNHWASVPMGGTNKRTFPRFDRGGISHTWGRTSTTAITESDPTLDTFEIEVTELNSKVTVPDSFSLFNAQGPSFIQSVLLPAMRGAAQYEEDRAFFLSNGVAPNPTKILGLRYKTGVTVVASSANGDAFTQDILTSLLRAMPVRYRSDVNRLAYYLPVALGDDYGDILAARQTPGGDAWLQRFANQPGPMPIGVHRGIPIYSVPHLPTNETQGSSSNAATIYLVHRDIPVIGDALSIRIEPYRRENFINVLQLQEFVGLGYQWPDAIVRRSGVLPK from the coding sequence TTGCTCATTCGTTCCCACAACCCCACCCACCGCATCCCGCTGCAACTGCGGCAGCTACGCCAGGGCGTAGTGCTGGTGCGGGCCAGCAACGACACGGTGGTGGATGAGTACGGTACCACCATCACCGTCGAAGCGCTGATGCGCGACTGGCTGCCGGCGTTCTTGCAGCACCGCACCATCTCCTTGCAGCACAACCTGCCGGAGCTACGGGGCATCCGGGGAAAGCCCTTCGTAGGGCTGGCCCGGCGGGTAGACTTCGCCCCCCAGCTCGAGGTGGAGGTCGAGGTGCTGGACCCGGAAACCCAAGCCCTGGTAGACGCGGGCCGGATCACCGGGGCCAGCCTAGAGTTCGTGCCCCTCGAATCCCGCACCCAAGCGGTAGGGGGCAAAGAGAGCGAGGTTTACTACCGGCTGGCCTCCGAGCCGGAGCTGGCCGGGCTGACCCTCACCGACCTTCCGGCGGTGCCGGGGGCGGAGGTGCTCGAGATTCGGGCCGACATCCTGGCCCCCTGGCAGTTTGCGGTGGTGGACCCGGCGGTCTTCGAAGCCCGCAGCCTAACAGACGCGGCGCGGCTGATGTGGTTCCCCCACCATGACGCCCGCACCCACGCGGTGGACGAGGGCCTGCTCGAGCGGGCCCTCTCGGATCTCGAGGCCGGGCGCTTCGAGGTGCCCGCCACCGCGACCCTATCTCGCGAGGAGGTGGCCCGCCGCGCTCGAGCCCACCTACAACGGCACACGGCCCTAGGCATCGGTATGCGTACTACGGAGGAAAACATGGAAGCAGAACAGGCCCAATCCCAAGCTCCTAACCAGGAGCGCAGCCAGCAGGTTGACCTCAACATCAACCTCGACTTTCGCACCCCCGCTGAGCGGGCCGCCGGTGTGGCAGAAACCCCCACCGAGCGCGCGGCTCGGGAGCAGCAGCCCCCGGCCCTCGAGCGCTGGCTTCAGGCCCGCACCGCCCAACTCGAGGCCGAGGGCACCCCGCCGACCCAGGCCGAGGCCCAGGCGCGGCAGGAACTCGAGGGCAACCCTGAGCTTCGGGAGCGTTTGGAAAGCGCCGAGCGTGAGCCCACCCTCGAGGAACGCGCTGCTCGCGCCGCCGCTCAGGCCGTCACCGAAGCTCTATCCCGCTTGCCCGAGCCCCCCCTGGCGGTGGTGACCGACGGGGGCGTTTCGGTACGTTCGCGCCGTCAGACTACCGACGAGATTCTCTCTGAAGTGCTGGCCCGCTCGGTGATCCCCCAGCTTCAGCGGCGCTCTCCCACGCCCACCGAGCGGCAGGAAATCGACAACATCCTGCGCCGCAACGGGATTGACACCCGCGCCATCAGCGTCGAGGCCAACGGCACGGTCGTTTACAACGAGCTGGCCCGGCAGTTCGTGGTGCGCCCCGAGCCCGACATCATCGCTCGCAACCACTGGGCCAGCGTGCCGATGGGCGGCACCAACAAGCGCACTTTCCCCCGCTTCGATCGGGGCGGCATCAGCCACACTTGGGGGCGCACCTCCACCACCGCCATCACCGAGAGCGACCCCACCCTGGACACCTTTGAGATCGAGGTCACTGAACTTAACTCCAAGGTAACGGTGCCGGATAGCTTCAGCCTTTTCAACGCCCAGGGGCCCAGCTTCATTCAGAGCGTGCTGCTCCCAGCCATGCGCGGCGCGGCCCAGTACGAGGAGGACCGGGCGTTCTTTCTCTCTAACGGCGTAGCTCCCAACCCCACCAAGATTCTGGGGCTGCGCTACAAAACCGGCGTGACCGTGGTGGCTTCCTCTGCTAACGGCGACGCGTTCACCCAGGACATTCTCACCAGCTTGCTGCGGGCCATGCCCGTGCGCTATCGCAGCGACGTCAATCGGCTGGCGTACTATCTGCCGGTAGCCCTGGGCGACGACTACGGCGACATCCTGGCCGCTCGGCAGACCCCTGGAGGGGATGCTTGGCTGCAGCGCTTCGCCAATCAGCCCGGCCCCATGCCCATCGGCGTGCACCGGGGCATCCCGATTTACTCCGTGCCCCACCTGCCCACCAACGAGACCCAGGGCAGCAGCAGCAACGCCGCCACCATCTATCTGGTGCACCGCGATATTCCGGTGATCGGGGACGCGCTTTCCATCCGCATCGAGCCCTACCGCCGGGAGAACTTTATCAACGTGCTGCAGCTGCAGGAGTTCGTGGGCCTGGGCTACCAGTGGCCGGATGCCATCGTGCGCCGCTCCGGCGTGCTGCCCAAGTAG
- a CDS encoding phage tail tape measure protein encodes MAEQLNLGDLIYRLGFANEDEFLQALQRVLGQAEAKAKSGGGAGGREFGEAFSTEAKKAIGPGDQLVRSLGLDAVGVFLGNALYNAFQNALGATKQFIGQSVQEFARYEQGLVQLKLAGEQNLGAAAAKIREIAEASKVFSETDVSLTLGELVKAGYDASTAMELTAKSTNLAAAEINSATGKFLDLTDSAKAVSDIVSGLGYNINEAGRIIDVLGKTAQDSKLSLADLVPAIASVAGTAKSVGLEVEDLGATFAALKDKGIPAAEAATGLRSVINSLIQPPATAKDAFEKLGLTILKADGTTRSYAEVLQNLNRVAAGPRGIQLLAQGMDTFALNTAVALGKSANAIGDFRKGLESASGATEQLANTLKDTALGKFQQLEAEIANTRREIGQNLQPAIALFLENVAGPFARWVGNVAAGFREATEAARDYRREIESVRNGTAPVASQVRLLREAVQQLEKTTSPEGQPLKVGPITVGRFFVTGSLEGDLKLLEEQRRRLQEAEAKLQAANAKTPPPRKESPPSPKPLAIPDISPGKDKKSEDAVVKQARELQDQLKILQDRFSLGRLSAEQYRAELEKLGRQLQALEKSATTTERKSAVLGGLADVKKTLEDISKSNFETRIKALSDELERQKTLFSDTRNVNQYAGALASLEKKAQALGRAATTEQAKKGVDDLLKQISTGRKELQKTLEESGTQAAEFLSQQALARLQSLYGDGIQATLAAVRRSYPDFKSAFEDLLKTGLKFDAAQMLAALAFPSSFINSLGDTWGQGLSTAAQRAGERALDEFYQIPERLQKQTDAVMLRLRVSEMTPEELLGLSPQLLEQYVKELEQYGIDAENEIDRLKTAIATLTADPAVIERAIRESAEYGDEIVKTGRKVADGADYAKTGLDEFRKSLETLAAAAGTPLAAIEQLAVLEGNLKDALALGFSSPQEAERAQAQLEIVSNLLDKLTNSLRGTEAPLDRFVRKQGEMRDGLQVTIEGNLSDDSLSGLFSDLEAEAERGNEKAKELLDTLRQIILARGQAFGDATNLGSTDYRKLEREGYGSDQGMDAFERDRQKREEESQKQLQQFEAQLTDIALSFPKALVRGILSGDVAGALKQALGSATDFFLNKMLEAILGPIATQLAQSIASSGVLGPIGLAIGAGLLLLNFLFNKPEPASQKAAAERSSLQSSTPSITYNVEAVLNATLQGDLKDPATRAELRSLMRQVALDVLKEVQLVR; translated from the coding sequence GTGGCCGAGCAGCTAAACCTGGGAGACCTCATCTATAGGTTGGGCTTCGCTAACGAGGATGAGTTCCTACAAGCCCTGCAGCGGGTGCTGGGCCAAGCTGAAGCCAAAGCCAAATCGGGCGGCGGCGCGGGCGGCCGCGAGTTCGGGGAAGCGTTCAGCACCGAAGCCAAAAAAGCCATCGGCCCAGGGGATCAGCTGGTGCGTTCGCTGGGGCTGGATGCGGTAGGCGTATTTCTGGGCAACGCTCTGTATAACGCTTTCCAGAACGCCCTGGGGGCCACCAAACAGTTCATCGGACAATCCGTGCAGGAGTTCGCCCGCTACGAGCAAGGGCTGGTCCAGCTCAAATTGGCCGGGGAGCAAAACCTGGGGGCCGCCGCCGCCAAGATCAGAGAGATTGCCGAAGCGTCGAAAGTCTTTAGCGAAACCGACGTGAGCCTCACCCTGGGCGAATTGGTCAAAGCCGGATACGACGCCAGCACCGCGATGGAGTTGACGGCCAAATCCACCAATCTGGCCGCCGCCGAAATCAACTCCGCCACCGGGAAATTTCTCGACCTCACCGACTCCGCCAAGGCGGTGTCGGATATCGTCTCCGGGCTGGGCTATAACATAAACGAAGCCGGACGGATTATAGACGTGCTGGGCAAGACCGCCCAGGATTCGAAGCTGTCGCTAGCCGACCTGGTGCCGGCCATCGCTAGCGTAGCAGGTACAGCCAAGAGCGTGGGGCTCGAGGTCGAGGACCTAGGGGCGACCTTCGCTGCGCTCAAAGACAAAGGAATCCCCGCTGCGGAAGCAGCCACCGGGCTGCGTTCGGTCATCAACTCGTTGATTCAGCCCCCGGCAACCGCCAAAGATGCGTTCGAAAAGCTGGGGCTCACCATCTTGAAAGCCGACGGGACCACCCGCAGCTACGCCGAAGTCTTACAAAATCTCAATCGGGTAGCCGCCGGGCCCAGGGGGATTCAGCTATTGGCCCAGGGGATGGACACCTTCGCCCTCAACACCGCTGTAGCCTTGGGCAAATCCGCTAACGCTATCGGGGACTTCAGAAAGGGGCTGGAGAGTGCCAGCGGAGCCACCGAGCAGTTAGCCAATACCCTCAAGGACACCGCTTTGGGCAAGTTCCAGCAGCTTGAAGCGGAAATCGCCAACACCCGCCGGGAGATCGGGCAAAATTTGCAACCCGCCATCGCCCTGTTCCTGGAAAACGTGGCAGGGCCGTTCGCCCGCTGGGTGGGGAACGTTGCCGCCGGATTCCGTGAAGCCACGGAAGCGGCCAGGGACTACCGCCGGGAAATCGAATCTGTACGAAATGGCACCGCCCCGGTGGCTTCCCAGGTGCGGCTCCTACGGGAAGCGGTGCAGCAGCTCGAGAAGACCACCAGCCCGGAGGGACAGCCGCTAAAGGTTGGACCGATCACGGTGGGACGTTTTTTCGTCACCGGCTCGCTCGAGGGCGACCTAAAGCTACTCGAGGAACAGCGTCGCAGACTTCAGGAAGCTGAAGCGAAATTACAGGCGGCTAACGCTAAAACGCCGCCTCCGCGTAAGGAATCCCCACCGTCTCCAAAACCGCTTGCCATTCCCGACATCTCCCCCGGCAAAGACAAGAAATCCGAAGACGCCGTAGTCAAGCAAGCCCGCGAGCTGCAGGACCAGCTAAAGATTCTCCAGGACCGCTTTTCCCTGGGGCGGCTTTCCGCCGAGCAATACCGCGCCGAGCTAGAGAAGCTGGGGCGGCAGCTTCAAGCTCTCGAGAAATCCGCCACCACCACCGAGCGCAAATCGGCGGTGCTGGGCGGGCTGGCCGATGTCAAAAAGACCCTCGAGGATATTTCCAAATCGAATTTTGAAACGCGCATAAAAGCCCTCAGCGATGAGCTAGAGCGACAAAAAACGCTCTTTTCCGACACCCGTAACGTCAACCAGTATGCGGGCGCATTAGCGAGCTTGGAGAAGAAAGCGCAGGCCCTGGGGCGAGCGGCCACCACGGAGCAGGCAAAAAAGGGCGTTGACGACCTGCTCAAACAGATCAGCACAGGGCGCAAGGAGTTGCAGAAAACCCTCGAGGAAAGCGGCACCCAAGCCGCAGAGTTCCTATCCCAGCAAGCCCTGGCCCGGCTGCAATCCCTCTACGGCGACGGAATACAAGCCACCCTGGCCGCCGTGCGCCGCAGCTACCCCGACTTCAAGAGCGCTTTTGAAGACCTGCTCAAAACTGGCTTGAAGTTTGACGCCGCCCAAATGCTGGCCGCACTGGCGTTTCCCTCGAGCTTCATCAATTCCCTGGGCGATACCTGGGGCCAGGGGCTGAGCACGGCCGCCCAGCGGGCGGGGGAGCGAGCCCTGGATGAGTTCTATCAAATCCCCGAGCGGCTGCAGAAACAGACCGATGCGGTGATGCTCCGACTGCGGGTGAGCGAGATGACCCCCGAGGAGCTGTTGGGGCTCTCGCCGCAACTGCTGGAGCAGTATGTCAAGGAACTCGAGCAGTACGGCATAGACGCGGAAAACGAGATCGACCGGCTCAAGACGGCCATCGCCACCCTCACCGCCGATCCCGCCGTAATCGAGCGGGCCATCCGGGAGAGCGCCGAGTACGGCGACGAGATCGTCAAAACCGGGCGCAAGGTGGCCGACGGCGCCGACTACGCTAAAACCGGGCTGGACGAGTTCAGGAAATCCCTGGAAACCCTAGCCGCAGCGGCCGGTACCCCCCTGGCCGCTATCGAGCAGCTAGCCGTGCTGGAGGGGAATCTCAAAGACGCGCTGGCCCTGGGGTTCTCTTCGCCCCAGGAAGCCGAGCGAGCCCAGGCCCAGCTCGAGATCGTCTCCAATTTGCTGGATAAGCTCACCAACTCTCTGCGCGGCACCGAAGCCCCGCTCGACCGCTTTGTACGCAAACAAGGGGAAATGCGGGACGGCCTGCAAGTGACTATCGAGGGCAATCTATCCGACGATTCCCTCAGCGGGCTCTTTAGTGACCTCGAAGCTGAAGCCGAGCGCGGCAACGAGAAAGCCAAAGAGCTACTGGATACGCTGCGGCAAATCATCCTGGCTAGGGGCCAAGCGTTTGGCGATGCGACTAATTTGGGGTCCACCGACTACCGCAAGCTCGAGCGCGAGGGCTACGGCAGCGACCAGGGGATGGACGCGTTCGAGCGCGACCGGCAAAAGCGCGAGGAGGAATCCCAGAAGCAGCTTCAGCAATTCGAAGCCCAGCTAACCGACATCGCCCTGTCGTTCCCCAAAGCCCTGGTCCGGGGGATTCTCTCCGGGGACGTGGCGGGGGCCCTAAAGCAAGCCCTGGGCTCAGCCACGGACTTCTTCCTCAATAAAATGCTCGAGGCCATCCTGGGGCCCATAGCAACCCAACTGGCTCAATCCATTGCCAGCAGCGGCGTGCTAGGTCCAATAGGGCTAGCCATTGGCGCAGGGTTGCTATTGCTCAATTTTCTCTTCAACAAACCCGAGCCCGCATCGCAAAAAGCCGCCGCCGAGCGCTCGAGCTTGCAATCCTCGACCCCTTCCATTACCTACAATGTCGAGGCCGTCCTGAACGCCACACTGCAGGGGGATCTCAAAGATCCAGCGACGCGGGCCGAGCTACGCAGTCTGATGCGCCAGGTAGCGCTAGACGTGCTCAAGGAGGTGCAACTCGTTCGATGA
- a CDS encoding N-acetylmuramoyl-L-alanine amidase, which yields MRIVLDPGHGNFPGPGYDPGVIGPPPLRRHEAAAALELALSCRMLLEQDGHDVYLTRNGQGISGKPDLAWRLRFAANLRADLFVSIHFNMIGGGGLVYHAPGAASERFARGLARRAGLSRVWPSSDSRFGGLYIDAFPDERPAVLWEVDGIERAPLPGVLGRGARLRLAGALVQAVKDL from the coding sequence TTGCGGATCGTTTTGGACCCCGGACACGGCAATTTTCCCGGCCCCGGCTACGACCCTGGAGTAATAGGGCCCCCACCCCTGCGGCGGCACGAAGCGGCGGCGGCACTCGAGCTGGCCCTCTCCTGCCGGATGCTGCTCGAGCAGGACGGACACGATGTCTATCTCACCCGCAACGGGCAGGGCATCTCGGGCAAGCCGGATCTTGCCTGGCGGCTGCGCTTTGCAGCCAACCTGCGGGCCGATCTATTCGTGAGCATCCATTTCAACATGATCGGCGGGGGCGGGCTGGTCTACCACGCGCCGGGGGCTGCTTCCGAGCGCTTCGCCAGGGGGCTGGCCCGGAGGGCCGGGCTCTCGAGGGTTTGGCCCTCGAGCGATTCGCGCTTTGGCGGGCTCTACATCGACGCGTTCCCCGATGAGCGCCCGGCGGTGCTGTGGGAAGTGGATGGGATCGAGCGGGCCCCGCTACCGGGCGTACTGGGCAGGGGGGCCCGGCTACGTCTGGCGGGGGCGCTGGTTCAGGCAGTAAAGGACTTATAA